From one Fimbriiglobus ruber genomic stretch:
- a CDS encoding aquaporin, which produces MQKFAAEALGTFCLVFAGCGAIVVNDVSGGAVTHVGISLVFGLVVLAQIYAIGDVSGAHLNPAVTIAFVLARRFPLKSVPGYIAAQLAGALAACGALLLLFPEHATLGATLPHGSPYQALALEVILAFFLVFVILSVSTGSKERGGLVGVIVGSVVALEALFAGPISGASMNPARSLAPALVSGHLEHL; this is translated from the coding sequence ATGCAAAAATTTGCGGCCGAGGCGCTGGGGACGTTTTGTTTGGTGTTCGCCGGGTGCGGGGCGATCGTCGTAAACGACGTTTCCGGCGGCGCGGTCACACACGTCGGGATTTCGCTCGTGTTCGGCCTGGTCGTGCTGGCCCAGATCTACGCAATCGGGGACGTTTCCGGCGCACACCTGAACCCGGCCGTGACCATCGCTTTCGTGTTGGCCCGGCGATTTCCGCTCAAATCCGTCCCCGGTTACATCGCGGCTCAACTCGCGGGAGCGCTGGCAGCCTGCGGCGCACTCCTACTGCTGTTCCCGGAACACGCCACGCTCGGCGCGACGCTCCCGCACGGAAGTCCGTACCAGGCACTCGCTTTGGAAGTGATCCTCGCCTTCTTCCTCGTGTTCGTGATCCTGAGTGTGTCGACCGGGAGCAAGGAGCGGGGCGGGTTGGTCGGGGTCATTGTCGGCTCGGTGGTCGCGCTGGAAGCGTTGTTCGCCGGCCCCATCAGTGGGGCGTCCATGAACCCGGCCCGGTCCCTCGCACCGGCGCT
- a CDS encoding DUF1571 domain-containing protein produces the protein MDTSRSLVAVVLIAAVAASPGCARAFARKNAGPNAVIPVSDTSQTPASPPSAQPPPVAAPKPPAEPSVAPPRADAISEPSVPPLPDVTGPVPVANAVPPINVPPEVPDAPVQRAQGMADNSGGVVSADSDDRRPLKERLEEMRKKREERREQRREDRDPMPLPSLPALPPPSNVKPPAAAEPVPSPTPAAPAPMPAVNAATSPVPASSSADVKQLLDMARARYATVTDFEARMVRREVVNGKEQPGEEVLYKFRKEPLSVYMKTVSENGKGREVLYVKGQFDGKMHVITGKGDNRLVGVGFKTTVDPDSNTATAKSRYRIYEAGFGRTLDGLVKSVEKGAVKVVGEVRRKEYEFPLTAIEVTIRPGDDAMMPKGGKRQIFFDAKKDSPSYLFPVLVVATDADGREVEYYCFDGIKVPSGMKDADWTPDILGKKK, from the coding sequence ATGGATACCAGCCGGTCACTCGTTGCCGTTGTATTGATCGCGGCCGTCGCGGCGTCGCCCGGGTGTGCGCGCGCATTCGCCCGTAAAAATGCCGGCCCCAACGCGGTCATCCCTGTCAGTGACACCTCTCAAACGCCGGCATCGCCGCCCTCCGCCCAGCCCCCGCCCGTCGCCGCGCCCAAGCCGCCGGCCGAGCCTTCCGTCGCGCCGCCGCGGGCGGACGCGATTTCCGAGCCCTCCGTCCCGCCGCTGCCCGATGTGACCGGCCCCGTGCCGGTGGCGAACGCCGTCCCGCCGATCAACGTCCCGCCCGAGGTGCCGGACGCGCCCGTCCAGCGGGCCCAGGGTATGGCCGACAATTCCGGCGGGGTTGTGTCGGCCGACTCGGACGACCGGCGGCCGCTCAAGGAGCGGCTCGAAGAAATGCGGAAGAAGCGCGAAGAACGCCGCGAGCAGCGCCGCGAAGATCGCGACCCCATGCCGCTGCCGAGCCTGCCCGCACTCCCGCCGCCCAGTAACGTGAAGCCGCCGGCCGCCGCCGAGCCGGTGCCGAGTCCCACGCCTGCCGCGCCTGCGCCAATGCCGGCAGTGAATGCCGCAACGTCTCCGGTGCCCGCGAGTAGTTCGGCCGACGTCAAGCAACTCCTCGACATGGCGCGGGCCCGGTACGCCACCGTGACCGACTTCGAGGCCCGGATGGTGCGGCGCGAGGTGGTGAACGGCAAGGAACAGCCGGGCGAAGAGGTGCTGTATAAGTTTCGCAAAGAACCGCTCAGCGTGTACATGAAGACGGTGAGCGAGAACGGGAAGGGCCGCGAAGTCCTGTACGTGAAGGGCCAGTTCGACGGCAAAATGCACGTCATCACCGGGAAAGGCGACAACCGGCTCGTGGGCGTCGGCTTCAAGACGACCGTCGACCCGGACAGCAATACGGCGACCGCGAAGAGCCGGTACCGGATTTACGAAGCCGGGTTCGGCCGCACGCTCGACGGACTGGTGAAGTCGGTCGAGAAGGGCGCGGTGAAGGTCGTCGGCGAAGTCCGGCGGAAAGAGTACGAGTTCCCGCTGACGGCCATCGAAGTGACGATCCGCCCCGGCGACGACGCCATGATGCCGAAAGGCGGCAAGCGGCAAATCTTCTTCGACGCGAAGAAAGACTCCCCGTCGTACCTCTTCCCGGTCCTGGTCGTCGCGACCGACGCGGACGGCCGCGAGGTCGAATACTACTGCTTCGACGGCATCAAAGTCCCGTCCGGGATGAAGGACGCGGACTGGACGCCGGACATCCTCGGGAAGAAGAAGTAG
- a CDS encoding alpha/beta hydrolase, which produces MKPLALTLALLVGATAARAADPVVLDLWPGKPPGETGTIPVSETKKTATRDGKIVVTSLTNVSVPTLSVYAAPKEHATNVAVVVCPGGGYTNLAWDHEGEQVAAWLNSIGVTAAVLKYRVPRREGTPAGQSPVQALMDAQRAVGLVRAKAKDWGVDPAKIGLLGFSAGGHLTAWVSTNYDARAYEPVDEADKVSCKPDFAVTIYPGGVLKKDSTELRPELKVTASTPPTFLVVASDDKGSAESTLFYYLALKRAGVPAEMHIYSVGGHGFGLRPTGKPAATWPKRCEEWMHEQGILKK; this is translated from the coding sequence ATGAAGCCTCTCGCTTTAACTCTCGCGCTGCTCGTCGGCGCCACGGCGGCCCGCGCGGCCGACCCGGTTGTTCTCGACCTGTGGCCGGGCAAACCGCCCGGTGAGACCGGGACGATCCCCGTCTCGGAGACCAAGAAAACCGCGACCCGTGACGGCAAGATTGTCGTCACCAGCCTGACCAACGTGTCGGTGCCGACGCTGTCCGTGTACGCCGCGCCGAAGGAACACGCCACGAACGTGGCGGTGGTCGTCTGCCCGGGCGGCGGGTACACGAACCTCGCCTGGGACCACGAAGGCGAGCAGGTCGCCGCGTGGCTGAACTCGATCGGCGTGACCGCGGCCGTACTCAAGTACCGCGTCCCGCGCCGCGAGGGGACGCCCGCCGGGCAGTCGCCCGTGCAGGCGCTGATGGACGCCCAGCGGGCCGTCGGTTTGGTTCGCGCGAAGGCCAAGGACTGGGGCGTCGACCCCGCGAAGATCGGCCTCCTCGGCTTCTCCGCCGGCGGGCACCTGACGGCCTGGGTCTCGACGAACTACGACGCCCGCGCGTACGAGCCGGTGGATGAGGCGGACAAGGTGAGCTGCAAGCCCGACTTCGCCGTGACCATCTACCCGGGCGGCGTTCTCAAAAAGGACTCGACCGAACTCCGCCCGGAACTCAAAGTTACCGCCAGCACCCCGCCGACGTTCCTCGTCGTCGCGAGCGACGACAAGGGGAGCGCGGAGAGTACGCTGTTCTACTACCTGGCCCTCAAGCGAGCAGGCGTCCCGGCCGAGATGCACATCTACTCCGTCGGTGGCCACGGCTTCGGCCTCCGCCCGACCGGCAAGCCGGCCGCGACCTGGCCGAAGCGCTGCGAAGAGTGGATGCATGAGCAGGGCATCCTGAAGAAGTAG
- a CDS encoding response regulator yields the protein MTAETNTDPASDPGHPFSILVTDDDRGSREALADLLAERGFTTVQAASGEEAIEIVRIEMIHLVFFDMHMPRMTGLEALQQVRIFNALLPAILVTGDATRELIRQAFLAQVYSVIPKPVNKNIVLHTLARALQKVYGEPPPGDPAAPPTT from the coding sequence ATGACAGCGGAGACGAATACCGACCCCGCGAGCGACCCCGGCCACCCGTTCTCCATCCTGGTTACGGATGACGACCGCGGGTCACGCGAGGCGTTGGCCGATCTGTTGGCCGAGCGTGGGTTTACAACGGTTCAGGCGGCCAGCGGCGAGGAAGCGATCGAGATCGTCCGGATCGAAATGATCCACCTCGTGTTCTTCGACATGCACATGCCACGGATGACGGGCCTCGAAGCGCTCCAACAGGTGCGGATTTTCAACGCCCTCCTGCCGGCCATCCTGGTCACTGGGGACGCGACCCGCGAACTGATCCGGCAGGCGTTCCTGGCCCAGGTTTATAGTGTGATCCCGAAGCCCGTGAACAAGAACATCGTGCTCCACACGCTGGCCCGGGCCCTCCAAAAAGTGTACGGCGAGCCCCCGCCCGGCGACCCGGCGGCCCCGCCGACGACGTGA
- the groES gene encoding co-chaperone GroES, with amino-acid sequence MNIIPLNEKIVVQRLEAEDKTAGGIILPDTAKEKPKQGKILAVGEGKPLENGSRAPFQVKVGDRVLFTSYAGNEVNVGNKEYLIMTEDDILAVVG; translated from the coding sequence ATGAACATCATCCCGTTGAACGAGAAGATCGTGGTCCAGCGGCTGGAAGCGGAAGACAAGACGGCCGGCGGGATCATCCTCCCGGACACCGCGAAGGAAAAGCCCAAGCAGGGCAAGATCCTCGCCGTCGGCGAAGGCAAGCCGCTCGAAAACGGATCCCGCGCCCCCTTCCAGGTCAAGGTCGGCGACCGGGTGCTCTTCACGTCCTACGCGGGCAACGAAGTCAACGTCGGCAACAAGGAATACCTGATCATGACCGAAGACGACATCCTGGCCGTCGTCGGGTAA
- a CDS encoding RNA recognition motif domain-containing protein, whose translation MATNIYVGNLPWQATQEDLYTLFAQYGTVAKTQIITDRDTGRSRGFGFVEMATEAEAQAAIDALNEQPYNGRPLTVNIAKPREARPGGGGGGGGGRGGYGGGGGGRGGYGGGGGGMAAVGVAADTAVAAATDTNAPLLFADTLRL comes from the coding sequence ATGGCAACGAACATCTACGTCGGCAACCTGCCCTGGCAGGCGACCCAGGAAGACCTGTACACGCTCTTCGCGCAGTACGGCACGGTCGCAAAAACGCAAATCATTACGGACCGCGACACCGGTCGGTCCCGCGGGTTCGGGTTCGTCGAAATGGCCACCGAGGCCGAGGCCCAGGCCGCGATCGACGCCCTGAACGAACAACCTTACAACGGCCGCCCGCTGACCGTGAACATCGCGAAGCCGCGTGAAGCGCGGCCGGGCGGTGGCGGTGGTGGCGGCGGCGGCCGGGGTGGGTACGGCGGCGGCGGTGGCGGGCGAGGTGGGTATGGCGGCGGCGGTGGGGGTATGGCGGCGGTGGGGGTGGCGGCGGATACGGCGGTGGCGGCGGCGACCGATACTAACGCCCCGCTGTTGTTCGCGGACACACTTCGCCTATAA
- the infA gene encoding translation initiation factor IF-1 — MPKEEAIEVEGKVKEALANTQFRVELDIGGEVIAHVAGKMRKNFIRIIPGDRVKVEISPYDLTRGRIIYRAR, encoded by the coding sequence ATGCCGAAAGAGGAAGCGATCGAGGTCGAGGGCAAGGTCAAGGAAGCCCTCGCCAACACTCAGTTCCGGGTCGAACTCGACATCGGCGGGGAAGTCATCGCCCACGTCGCCGGAAAAATGCGAAAGAACTTCATCCGCATCATCCCGGGGGACCGGGTGAAGGTGGAGATTTCGCCGTACGACCTGACGCGGGGTCGCATTATTTACCGCGCACGATAA